TCGGCTCGGGGGACCTCGAGCGTGACGACGGTACCGCGGGGATCGTTGTCGCTGAACGACAGGTGGCCGCCCGCCTGGGTGACGACCCAGTTGACGAGCCAGAGGCCGAGCCCGCTCGCGTGGCGAAGCTGCGTGATCTCGCGGTCGCCCTCGAGCAGTTCCCGTTCCTCGTCGGGCATTCCGGGTCCGTCGTCGGCGATCGCCACCGTCAGTGACTCGTCGTCGGGACCGTCACGCAGCGTGACGTCGATGGTCGGTCGCGGTCGGTCATTGTGTTCGACGGCGTTCTCGAGGACCTGGAAGAGGGCCATCTGGAGGTACTCGTCGGCTCGGGCGAAGCGTCGGTCCGGGAGCGATGCGGTGACCTCGACGTCGGGGTGAGCGGTTTCGAGGCGGGAGATCGCCCGTTCGATGGCGTCGGCGAGGTCGATCGGGCCTGCCGCGACCCCCTCGCGGTCGAGGACCCGCTCGACGGCGCGCGTCTTTTCCGCGAGACCGATGAGTTCGTTCGTTCGGCCCCGAATGGTTTCGACGTGCTCCTGCCCATCGTCGTCGACGGTGTCCGCGAGCAGCTCCGCACAGCCGTCGATGATATTCATCCCGTTTCGCAGGTCGTGGCGCAGGACGCGGTTGAGGATCTCGAGGCGTTTCTGTCGTTGTTTCTGTGCAGTGATGTCGGTGTAGAGCCCGAAGGCGCGATCCGACGAGCCGTCCGTCTCTATCGGGACGACCCGAAGTCTGAAATCGCGCAATCCGTCCGCCGTTTGCCGTTTGACTTCCGCCTCGCCGATTTCGCCGTGACTGCCCCGACGGTTGAGCGTGTCGGCCTCGGTCGTTCTGTCGGGTGGCACGATGAAGTCGTCGAGCGGTTCGCCGACGAGTTCCGCCTCGTCGAACCCGAAGATCCGTTCGAACGCGGGGTTGACGTCCTCGGTGATCGGACCGTCCTCGAGCCGACTGACGCTGACGACGGCGTCGGGGACGTTCTCGAACAGCGCCACGAATCGATCGCGTTCGGTTCGCAGGCGCTTTTCGAACTCGATTCGATCGAGCGCGTCGGTGACGTGGGAGAGCAGCAGTTCCGCCAGGTCGGTGTCGGCCGGCGTAAATGCCGACGGCTCCGTGGAAACGGCCTGAAACACGCCGCGATCGTCGATCGGGACGCTCAGTACCGATCTGAGCCCGTCGACTTTCGGTGCCGCGTCGTCGTCGGCGAGGATGTCGTCGACCCGGTACGGCTGCTGCGTGCGATAGGTCTTGCCGGCGATCCCATCGCCGATCGGCATCTCTTCATCGAGGTCCACATCGAGCGTGGACGAAATGGCCTGCTTGACGAGGTACTCTCCGCGGACGCTGTCGACGCAACAGACGTCGAAATTGAGCACGTCTTCGGCGGCTTCCACGGTTTCCTCGTAGACTTCCTCGCGGGTCGTACAGTCGTCGAGTCGGGAGGCGACCTCGTGAAGGGCTTCGATCTTCGCCTTCCTGTCGACGAGCTTTCGCTCCATCCGTTTTCGGTCGCTGATGTCGCGGGCGATGCCGACGGTCCCCTCGATCTCGCCGTCGGACCGCAACAGCGCCATGTTGACCTCGCCCGGTGTCCGTTCGCCGTCGGGCCCGGTCAGCGTGACCTCGTACGTCGCGACTCGTTGCTCGTCGTCGTCGACGAGCGCCTGAACCTGCCGTTGCCCGCGTTCGAGGCTCTCGTCCGTGAGGATCTTCGAGACGTGTTCGCCGAGGAGGTCGTCGCGGTCGTAGTCGATCTCCCCCATCCTGGTATCATTGACGGTGACGAACCGGCCGTCGCTGTCGAGCTGGTAGACGCAGTCGCCGACCGCCTCGACGACGGTCTTCGTCCGCTCGAGTTCGCGTTCGCGCGCCGCCCGATCGAGCGCCGCTTCGGCGGTCGACGCGAGGACGTGGAGCAGGTGGATCTCGGCGTCGCCGAAGGTCTCGTCGCCCGACGCTGCGACGGTAAACAGCCCGTGATCGCCCAGCGGCTGGAAGAGTACGTTCCCGATTTCGGTCTCGACGTCGTAGGGAATGCGCTCCATCGGGACGTTCTCCACGATGGTCGGCATTTGATCCGCGTAGGCCTCCCAGAAGATGGTGCTTCCCGGGCCGACCGACGGGATCTCGTCGGTGTGTTCGTCGAACGTCGTCGTGGTACTCGCAAGCTCGAGCGTCTCGCTGTCCTCGTCGTAGAGCCGGATCCCGGCGAGGGACTGATCGAGTACGTCCTCGGTCGCCGTCATCACGATGTCCGCGATCTCGTTGGCGGACTCGGCTCGCAGTAACTCCTGGGTCGTCTCCTGAAGCGCTTCGAGCGCGCTCGCCCGCGTGTGTTCGTCAGTGACGTCCCGGACGAACGAGAGGACGCTGACGACGTCGCCGTCGTCGTCGACGAGCGGCGTGTTCACCCACTCGCAGGTGATCGTCGTGCCGTCCTTGCAGACGTTCGGATTGACCCAGCAGACCGAGTCGCCGTCGACGATCCGGTCTCGCCACTGGAGAACGGTGTCGCGGTCGTGTTCGGGAACGATCAGCTCGAAGGCGGAGTCGCCGATCGCCTCGTCGGCGGTATACCCGAACAGCTCGGTCGCCGCCGAATTCCAGTCTCGGATTTCGTACTCGAGGGTCCACTCGACGACCGCGAGCGGCAACCGGTCGACGAACGACTCGAGGCGATCCGTCGGATCGGCCGTCGATTCCGAAAGTGTCGCGTCGGTAACCGACGGGCCGGTTGCGGGTGTGTCCGCAGATCGGTCGCCGGACGAGCGGTCGGCGGTCAATTCGCGTAGTCGCTTCGTCAGCGTTTCGACGCCCTCCGAGCGGGGAACGTAGCCGTCGGCCCCCGCGGCGACGACCGCACCCGCAAGCGCTTCGCTGCCGTCCGCGGGGTAGACGACGATCGGATTCTCGACGCCGCGGTCCCGAATCGTTCGACAGCATTCGACGGGATCCGTGTCGGATCGCGTGTCCCCGATCACGACGCAGTCGTCGCTCGAGAGCGTCTCGAGACATGCGTCGGCCGTCTCGACGACGTCGACGGTGGTGTGCGTTCCATCGAGAACGCGTTCGACAGCCCCTCCCGAGCCGGAATCGACCGCGACGATCCGGGTCGTCGGTCCGATATTCGTGCCCATCCCCTGTATTCAGTCGGTGACGAGGAGTCCCGGCACTATTACTCTTCGACTCGACTCACGAACTGAGTCGTCCACGTTTTCCGAGCAGTTGTCTCTGGATAAAAGTCGTATGGAGGCTTAGACGCCGGTTTCTTCCGATTCGAAGCCGCGGAGAACCCCCTGTCCGTCGGTCGGGCCGATGTCGGGCAAGGTCGCGCGTTCGGGGTGGGGCATCAACACCGCGACGGACTCGCGGTCGCCGAGGACGCCGGCGACGCTGTGCTTGGAGCCGTTCGGGTTCGCGTCCGGGCTTGTTTCGCCGTGTTCGTCACAGTACCGAAAGAGGACGCGGCCGTCGTCCTCGAGTTCGGCCAACCGCTCGTCGTCGATCTCGTAGCGGCCTTCGCCGTGTGCGATCGGGACCTCGATGACCTCGCCCTCGTCGTAGTGGGCGGTCCAGGGCGTGTCGTCGCGCTCGACGCGCAGGTAGACGTGCTCACACTGGAAGCGCGCGCTCTCGTTGGTCGTGAACGCGCCCTCGGTCAGCCCCGACTCGCAGCCGACCTGGGCGCCGTTACAGACGCCGAGCACGGGGACGCCGTCGGCCGCGGCCTCGCGGACCTCGGCCATGATCGGCGAGCGGGCCGCCATCGCTCCAGCCCGAAGATAGTCCCCGTAGGAGAACCCGCCGGGGAGGACGACGCCCGTCGTGTCGTCCGGAAGCCCGTCCTCGTGCCAGACGATCTCGGCGTCGATGTCGAGGTGTGTCAGGGCGCGTTCGGCGTCGCGGTCGCAGTTCGAGCCGCCGAAGCGGATGATCGAAACCGTCATCTACCGTTCGGCGACCTCCACGTCGTAGTCGTGGATGGTCGGGTTCGCCAGCAGCCGTTCGGCCATCTCGTCGGCGCGCTCGCGTGCGCCGTCCGCGGAGTCTGCCTCGAGGTCGACCTCGAACCGGTCGGCCGACCGCAGGTCCTCGAGGTCGAAGCCCAGCCGCTCGAGGGCCTGTTTCGTGGTCTCGGCCTCGGGGTCCAGGACGCCCCGCTTGAGTCGAACCGTCACCGTCGCGGTGTAGGCGGTCATTACCTGTTACCCCGTAACCGTGCTCAAAAACGCTTTCGCCTTGGCTCCGTAATACACGTTCGTGGATATTCAGGGGGACCGTCCACGCAGCGGTTTCGAGCCGGCTGCCCGCTGCCGGCCGATCACGGCGCTGGTGCGACGACGATGTCTCCCGTCGCGTGAACGGTGATCGTGTACCCGTCCAGCTGGAACGATACCTGCCCGGTGTTTCGGGCCACGGTGTCCCTCGTCGGCGCGAAGAGGGCCTCGAGGCTTTCGGGATCGATCCGGTCGTAGAGTCGCTCGACGTCGGTCGGGTCGCGTCCGGAGAGTTCCGCGACCGTCGAGACGATCGTGTTCGTCAGCGAATCGGTGCCCGCCCAGTCGTGTGAGACGAACGCCGTCTTCCGTTCGCGATCGATTCGTGATCGGCCGTGGTCGTCGTGAGTTGCCGTCATTGTGTTCACCTATCGGCTGGCGACTGTCACGCTGCGTGACTGAACGCTCGTACCACAGTCCGGCGTATAAAACCCTGTCAGACACATTACATCCGTTTGTAGGACAAAATAAAGGTGTCTCGGGGACGGGCGGGTGGTCGATCACGAGCGTCCGTCATACGCCTCTCGCGGACGACCGCCGACCGGCTTCCGAGCCGAAATCGAAGTGATCGCCACCTTCATTGCGTTCGGAATACAAATTTACGCATGAATTCGACACACAATGAACGTAGTGCGGGCGATTCTCACGCGTCTCTCCGGAAAGCAGGACTTTTAGCCGCCCGTGGACTGCAATCCGTCGTGATGAATCGATATTCGCTCGAGCGGAGGTGGCAGCGGTGACGACCGACGTGACGGAAATCACGGTGATCGGAGACGACGACACCGGGCTGGTCGCCAACGTGACCAGCCTCCTGTTCGAGCGCGGGATCAATATCGAGGACCTCGACCAGGCGGTCCGCGACGGCGTCTTCCGGATGTACCTCGCCGTCGACACCTCCGAGATGGTCTGTACGGAGGCGACGCTTCGCGAGGACCTCAACGAACTCGGCGAGGACCTCGGGCTGGACGTCCAGGTTAGGTTCCCCGCCGACCGCGAGACCCAGCAGATCGCCGTCCTCGTCACGAAGGAGAGCCACTGCCTCGAGGCGCTGTTCGAGGCCTGGGCCAACGACGAACTCGGCGCGGACATCGGGGTGGTCATCGGCAACCACGACGACCTCCAGCCGCTGGCCGAGCACTACGACGTGCCCTTCCACGACATCGGCGACGAGGGCGGGCAGCAAAACGAGGAGCGGCTCCTCGAACTCCTCGCGGAGTACGACGTCGACCTGATCGTCCTCGCGCGGTACATGCGCATCCTCAGTCCGAACGTCGTCTTCCGCTACGAGGATCGCATCATCAACGTCCACCCCTCCCTGCTGCCGGCGTTCCCCGGCGCGGAGGCCTACCGGCAGGCCGTCGAGGAAGGGGTTCGGGTCGCGGGCGTCACCGCCCACTACGTGACGACCGACCTCGATCAGGGGCCGATCATCACCCAGCGCGCGTTCGACGTCCCCGACGACGCCGACCTCGAGGAGATGAAACGCCGCGGGCAGCCCCTGGAGGCCGACGCCCTGCTCGAGGCCGTCCAGTTGCACCTGAACGGCGACGTCTCGGTCCACCGCGGTCGGACCTCGGTCCGAGAGAACGGCGCTCAGTACCAGCTCGGCCTGCCCGACGAGATCGAGGAGTTCACCCCCGATCGGCCGGTCGACGGGATCGGCAGCGCGGTCGCCGAGGATCGGTAATCTCCCGCCAGCGATCGATCGATCCGCCGTTCTGTTCGACCGTCACTTTCGGGCCGTCGCATTCGTTCTCTCGGGCGGAGTGACGACACCGGACGCGTCGGCGGAGTCGTCACAGTGCGGAAATACGACGAAAAACGTCGATCCCGCTCCGGCTTCCGATTCGACCCGGATTTCCCCGTCGTGGCGCTCGACGATCCGCTTGCACAGCGCCAATCCGATTCCCGAACCCCCCTGTTCCTCGATCGAGTGACAGCGTTGAAAGATCTCGAAGATCCGATCGGTATCGTCGGCATCGATACCGATTCCCTCGTCGCGAACCGAAATCGTCCACTCGCTCCCATCCCGCGTCGCCGACACGTGTATCCGCGGGGGTTCGTCGCCGCTGTAATCGATCGCATTGCTCACCAGATTCTGGAACAGCTGCTGGAACTGTCGTCCGTCTCCCTCGACGGTAGGCAACGGCTCTCGCGAGATCTCGGTGTCGGTCTCGTCGATCTTGAACTGCAGATCGGTGAGGACGTCGTCGAGGACGGCCTCGAGATCGACGGCTTCGAAGGAATCGCCCTGGGTTTCGACCCGGGAATACTCGAGCAAGCCGTCGATCATCGCACGCATGCGGTCGGCGCCGTCGACGGCGAATTCGATGAACTCCGTGCAATCGTCGTCGAGTTCGTCGCCGTACCGATTGTCGATGAGTCGCAGATAGCTCGTCACCATCCGGAGCGGCTCCTGTAAGTCGTGCGAGGCGGCGTACGCGAACTGCTCCAGCCGATCGTTCGAGTCTTCCAGTTCGGTGACCGCCTCCTCGAGGCGCTCTTCGGTTCGTTTCAGTTGGTCGTTTCGCGCCTCGAGGACTTCGGCCTGAATGAGCGTCTGGGCCTCGTAGACGCCGATCCCCAGTCCCGCGATCGTGCCGATCGCCAGCAGGACCGCCTGCGTCCCGAACGTGAAGTCGACGGTGACGCCGGGATGGAGCACGCGCAGGACGAGCACGACGGCCATGACGACGACGCCACCGACGGCCCGCGTCACGATGCGGGGATAGAACCTGACCGGAATGTCGCTGCCGGGTAACCAGAGCCAGATGTACAGGAGGACGGCTCCGAGAGAGCCGATCAGAACGAAATCGAGGATAGCTTCCAGGAGGATGCCGCTACTGCTCAGGGTGTGGATCGATTTCCAGATCGCGCCGAGGAGAATCACGATCCCGAGCGCGGGAACGACGCGGTGCCAGCGGCTCAGCCTACTCAGATACGATTCGAATCCGCTGGAATTCCCTACCACTACGTCTCATACGAGCGGCGAGACGGTTCAGGTGAGATTTTTAGTATACAACATACTTAAATAGATTCCTCGGATTTGGCGAGCGCCTCGCCAAGAACTCGATCGATACCGCGCCGGAGCCGAGACGCGACCGCCTGCTGCGTGATGCCGAGTTCGTCGCCGAGCTCCGCCATCGTCACGTCCCGCGGCGAATTGAAGTAGCCGCGATCGTATGCGAGGCGCAGCGCCTCCACCTGTGGGTCGGTCAACGCCGCCTCGGTCGCCGTCTCGATCGGCATGAGCGCGTTGAGCTTCGTCAGCGTGATCGGAACGCCGTCCTCTCGACAGCGTTTCTGAAAGACGGCGATGTCGCTCTGATCGTCTCCGCGGACGTCGAACGTCCACTGCCGGTTCGTCCCGACCGCCCTGACGAGCGGAATCGCCGTCTCCGTCAACGCGCTCAGAACGCCCTCGTACTCTCGGGACCACTCGACGCGAAACAGGTATTCGTCCGCGACGGAATCGACGAGTTCGATCCGTTTCACGCCCGGATGGTCGGTAAACGTGCGCTCGATGTCGTCGACTCGAGTCCCCCGAACCCAGACGTACGGCACCACCACGTTTCGGGCCGGGATGACCCGCTCGAGTTCGACCGTCACGTCCGGGAGCCGGTCGAACACGCTCCCCAGCGGAAACCGGTCGGACGGAACGGTAAACGTCGCTTCGGTGGCCATCGTTCGACCGCTACGCCCGCTCGGTAAAGCCCTGTTCGGGGGCGTCACCCGAGATGGGGCGCGAACCAGTCCACGGCGCGGTCGGCGCAACGCCGTCGAACGGTCGTCAGGCCGAATTCGACGACTCCCACTGCTCGCGGCAGTCGTCGCTACAGAAGTGTCGGTAGACGGTCTCGGCGTCTTCGACCGACGTCACGACGCGCTGTTCGGAAGACGGTCCTACGGGATCGCCACAGGATCGGCAGTCGGGTGAGTCCTCGTCCGTCGAATCAGTCATTGGGTGACAGGTGGGACGAGACCCACTTGAACGAATCCATTGCGGCGTATTCGGCCACCCTTCCCAAAACTGGACGCTTACCGCGCAAGCGGTGGACAATAGGCCGAACGCGGCTCGATCCTCGACTGTCGGGAACTCGAGCCCGTCGTCGCGATCGCTCGACACCGATCGGACGTTCTCCCGGCCGATCGTCACGCCCTCGAAGAGTGGAGTCCGCTCATCGATGAGCCGGGATTTCAGGTCCGGCGACTCGCCGGCCGTCAGCGCGACCGCGAGCGCGTCGGTGAACGGCGACTCGAGCATAATTTCACGCCGAACTGCCGTTCGTTCGAGACGGTATCCCGCTCATCATCGGTTCCGTGAACAGCACCCTTATCGCTGCCAGCGACGAACCACGATATGGTATGGCACAACGAGAAGTCCAACAGGAGTTGTCCGTCGACCAGTACACGCTCGGCCTCGTCGGTCCCGATCAGGAGTGGGCGGGAACCGTCGCGGACGGCGGCACGATTCGGACGTACACCCCGCCGGGCTGTTGGGGGCCGATGGTCACACCAGAATTCCACGGCGGCCACGAGGTCACGCGACCGATCCGGGTCGAAGGAGCGGAGGTCGGCGACGCCGTCGCGCTCCACATTCGAGACGTCGACGTGACGAGCATGGCGACGAGCACGGGATCGATGGACGAGCGCGAGGGGGCCTTCGGCGACGATCCGTTCGTCGATCACCGCTGTCCGGAGTGTGGCACGGAGTGGCCCGACTCCGTCGTCGAGGGCACTGGCCCGGAATCGATCAAGTGCGCCGAGTGCGGCGCGAACGCCTCCTCCTTCGGCTTCGAGTACGGCTACACCGTCGCCTTCGACGACGACAACACCGTCGGGATCACTCTCGACGAGGACGCCGCCCACGAGCTCGCGAAAGACGCCGACGAGGTGATGGACATCCCCGAGAACTCCCGCCAGCACCCCATCCTGCTGTACGAACCCGGCGAGATGCCCGGCACGCTGGGTCGGCTGCGCCCGTTCATCGGAAACATCGGGACGACGCCGCCGGTCACGATGCCCGACTCGCACAACGCCGGCGACTTCGGTCAGTTCCTCATCGGGGCCGAGCACGACTACGGCGTCGACAGCGAGGACGACCTCGAGGCCCGGACTGACGGCCACATGGACATCCCGCAGGTCCGGCCCGGCGCGACCCTGATCTGTCCCGTCAAGGTCGACGGCGCAGGGATCTACGTCGGCGACCTGCACGCCAATCAGGGCGACGGCGAGCTCTCCCTGCACACGACCGACGTGAGCGGATCCGTCACGATGGACGTCGAGGTCATCGAGGACCTCGAGCTCGACGGACCGGTCCTCCTGCCGCCCGAGGAGGACCTGCCGTTCATCAGCGAACCCTACAGCGACGAGGAGCGCGAGGCGGGCCGCGAACTCGGTGCCGAGCACGACGTCGACGTCGAAACCGATATGGGCCCGATCCAGGTCGTCGGCTCCGGCGCGACGGTCAACGACGCCACGCAGAACGCCTTCGACCGCGCGACGAAACTGCTCGACATGACCGAGGGCGAGGTCCGCTCGCGGTGTACGTTCACCGGCGGCGTCCAGATTGGCCGCCTCCCCGGCGTCGTCCAACTCGACATGCTCGCGCCGATGGCCGTCCTCGAGGACCGCGGCATCGACCACCTGGTGCGCGAGCAGTACGATCTGTAGGCACACTGGCCTCCTTCTTTTGCGGTGGCGCGCGCTGTGGCGCGGTGAGCCGACGGCGAACCGCGCAACGAAATTGCGCGAGGGATGAGTGAGCGCCGTGAGGCGCGAACGAATCGGCTGGGGAGGGCGTGGCTATTCCCTGTTGCCGCGATAGCAGCGAACGCTGCTCGTGTCGTTCACTCCACCGTTTGCCTGTTGGGCAGTTCGACGTGATCACCGATCGTCTATATCTCGCGTCCGTCGTAGGCCGCGAGCAACTCCTGCAGATGGGTTTTCACCGCCGTTGCTCGCTCCGCCGTCTCGCAGGGCAGCGCCGGCGGCGGATTGTACAGTTTATCCGCGATCCATGAGAGGAATTTCCCGACGGCATCGTCCGGTAACTCCCCCGGCTCCCAGCCGAGCGCGAGCACCGTCCCGTCCTCACTGATCGTCGCCCGCTCGAGATTCGTCAGTCCGTAGCACGTCGCTTTCTGACCGTCGAGCGTCTCTACGCAGAGCGAGCCGCCCTGTATTCTCCACTGCCGATCCTCGGCGACCCACTCGAACTGGCTCTCGGTGGGAACCAGACACGCATCGTGCCCGCTCAGGCCGACGATTTCGCCGGATTGGATCGCAGCATCGAGCAGCGTCGCATCGATTCTCGCATCCGAGTGATGCGGAATCGCCTCGAGCACGGGCCTTTCGCCGGTGCGGCACTCGAGTTGAAACACGAAGTGTACGCCGGCGATGCCGTCCGTCAGTGCGACCAGCTCGAACAGGGCCTCCTGCCCCGCTTCGGTGGTCGTCGGAACTCGCCACGCGGTAGCCTCGTTCCGGTCTCGCTCGGGAACCCGTTCCAGCCGATCCCGAACGGCGTCCCACACTCGCCGACAGTCGTCGCCGTCCGGGTCCATCTCCAGCTCGTCCTCTCGAACCCGGACGATCGCGGTCGTCGTGTCGGAAAGGACCAGCTCGAGGAGTGCCTGGAACTCTTCGGTGAAGCCCTCGCACTCGAGGTGGTGCGTTCGGTTCAACTCGGCGGACATATTCCGACGTAGATCGCCGGCTGAAATGAATTTGTTCGACCGATGGGTTCGCGGCGCTTTACGTCGCGGAACCGCCCTGTACGGCGGGAACGACAGACAGAGCCGCGTCTTCCGGAACTCGATCCTCGAGCCCCGCGCGCTCGCCGTCGATCGAGACCCTGACGCTCGCTCGGATCTCCTCGTCGTCGTAGAGGTGGGGCTCCGCTCGCGGGTACGACTCGACGATTGCCGCCACGGCGTCGGCGACGGTGCCGCCTGCCCACTCGAGGGTCACCGTCTTGTCGCCGGTCGCACTCCGGACGGGTCCGTACACGGTAACTACCGTCTCCATGGTTGAGCAGCGGTGCGACGGGACAAGAACCTGACTACCGATTCGCCGTCGCGAAACGAAAACGGGCGCTCGAGGCTCAGTCGTCGCTCGGCTCGACGCTGCCCGCACCGGTCGAGGCGACGTCGTGCTCGCCGATCCACTCCGAGGAGAACAGCGGTGCGGCGGCGAACCCGACCAGTGCGAGTACGAATAGCGTCAACATGACGCCTGCGACGGCCGTGATCCCGGTCGTGAGGTTGAACAGGACGATACTCGCTGCGATTCCGCCGGCGATAGCGGGGGTCATTTGCTGTCGGCCGGACGTAGCTCGGCCCCCAATATGAGGGTTACTCTGTCCGTCCGGTTTGCGGACTGATACCACTGTTCACGGAGGAAGGGGATCGAATTCGTGGATCGCGAGAGACGATCTGCGTCACTCAGAGGCGCCGAACCGCGCCGATCGCGCTCGAGAGCGGCGGTGCGTCGAAGAACTCCTGCCCGGTGTAGGCGTTAGCGCCGGCACGGTAGAGATCGCTGGCGGTCTCGAGGACCGAGTCCTCGAGCGGCTCGGGTGCCTCGTCACAGAGCGCCTTCCAGTCGGCCACGTCTTCTCGTTTCGCCTGGGCTTTGGCGGCGTCGACGGCCTGGACCCACTCGGGCTGGGTGCGCTTGTGGTACTGGCGGAGCACTTCCTTCGAGAGCTGGGTGCCCTCGTAGCTGAAGCGGTTCTCGTCGAAGGTGCCGACGACGTCGCCCACGCGGATTTCGCCCTGGTAGTAGAGGCACTCGATCTTGCCGTCCTCGTGGACCAGTCCGGCGGCGTCGGCCTGCTCGGTGATGATCCGGTTGACGTCGCGGGCGAGCGACTCCAGGTCGTCGATCGCCGCCTTCCCGGCGATGGCGTCGGCCTCCTCGCGTGCGAGGTACCGATCGCTCTCCTCGTACTTCGTGGAGAATTCGACGATCGGCTCGTCGAGATCGACTGCCTCCTCGGGCCAGCTATCGATCTCGAGCCCGTGGTCGCCGGGGTCGGTCCGGCTCCGCAGGCTCGAGCCGACGGGGACTCGGTTGCGGAAGACGATCTCGAGGGGGATCAGGTAGTTCTCGCCGGCCGCGTCGTGGT
This portion of the Natrinema salinisoli genome encodes:
- a CDS encoding phosphoribosylaminoimidazolesuccinocarboxamide synthase, coding for MTSVKEFRIEAEATDEELGRGAFVFTDDYSVFDWGKMPDQIPKKGASLCTMGAFNFELLESEGIPTHYRGVVENGDVVDLADASHPPWEMAIDLTQVPDLPHEGREYDYDHYHDAAGENYLIPLEIVFRNRVPVGSSLRSRTDPGDHGLEIDSWPEEAVDLDEPIVEFSTKYEESDRYLAREEADAIAGKAAIDDLESLARDVNRIITEQADAAGLVHEDGKIECLYYQGEIRVGDVVGTFDENRFSYEGTQLSKEVLRQYHKRTQPEWVQAVDAAKAQAKREDVADWKALCDEAPEPLEDSVLETASDLYRAGANAYTGQEFFDAPPLSSAIGAVRRL